The genomic segment GACGTACGCCGCATGCAGCCGGCCGCCGATCCCGCGCCGCCACTGGCCGGGCCGTACATGGATCTGCGACAGCTCCAGTGCGGTGCCGGGTGCGTCCGACTCCATGGAGAGCACGCCCACCACCTCACCGTCGGCCTCGGCGATCAGCGTCGTCTTCCCCGGCAACTGGATCGCCCGCGCCCACCCGTTGAACCGCGAGAGCAGCCCGCCCGCCGCATCGGGCTCCGCTCCGGCCGCGGCGCCCTCCCGGTACGCCGCGGCGCACGCCGCCGTGTGGATGCTCACGACCGCGTCCAGGTCGTCCATCTCGGCAGGGCGTATGCGTACAGGAAGATCATTCATG from the Streptomyces sp. RKAG293 genome contains:
- a CDS encoding GNAT family N-acetyltransferase — protein: MNDLPVRIRPAEMDDLDAVVSIHTAACAAAYREGAAAGAEPDAAGGLLSRFNGWARAIQLPGKTTLIAEADGEVVGVLSMESDAPGTALELSQIHVRPGQWRRGIGGRLHAAYVQSLRETGVLTGLSGVWEHNDRARAFYTRLGWRPDGTVETNGDGLRRLRLRLEV